The genomic segment TAGCGAGTACTTGGCCTTGGTTCTGGGGAAGTGCCCCCAAATGATTTGGGGATGGTGCTCCTATGGGAGCCTGCACAAGGCGTGCACCACCCTTGGTGTATTGATGTGGTATTTGCAGAACTTTCCTGCATCCctcttctccctttctctcttgaTGGGCTAAGGTCGTCGGTAGTGGACTTGTTACTTCATGGCCAAATATATGTTCTCCCAAGTATCCACCAAATCATTGTACTCAGAATATTGAGCTGAGTATTTCTCTTCGGAAGCCTTCTTTGCTTTCTTGCTCCCTTTGCTCTTGCCCCCGCGCTTATTTCCACTCGAACCTTCACTAAGCGTCGTTGGCTTGGAGGGAGCAACTCCTTCAGTACTGAAAGCAAGTTGGTAAGCTTTGAATCCAGTGGGAGTTGCTCCGTACCCGGTGGGCATGGCGCTATAGCTGGCTTGTGGAGCAGTGAGATTGTACTGTGGAACACTCATCATACTTGTATGTGCAGGAGTGTATGGCGAGAAGTGAGAGCTTGGCGTTGTAGCCGCTGGGATGGTAGGAGCTGGAATGGAGATTGGCCCTCCAAAAGCCCTAATTTGAGCATCTTCCCAGTGTATGTATTATTGGGCCCGAGAAATAAAGTCATAAGGTTGTGGTATCCGCGTCTTTGCAGGTCGTCCCATAGTGGAGAACTTGGTTGGATACCAGCTTATAAGACCATAAGTTGCTGACCATCATCCACCCTCTAGGTCCTTGCAACTTCCTCCTTAAAGCACTTAATGTACTCTTTGAGGACCTCGAACGACCATTGCTTGATGTTAGCCAAGGCATTAATCTCGAAGCTAACCTTCTAGGTTGCTATGAACTGTCTCCGAAACTTAGAGGACAGCTGGGACCAGGAGTGTATGGAACCTGGCCTATGCTTCTTGAACCATTTGTTTATTACTCCCATCAAGGTTAACGGGAAGCAAAGACATATCACGTCCTCAGAGACACGGTGCACAAACATCAACTAATTGAACTTGGATAGATGGTCGGATGGGTCTGTCATCCAACTGTATGGGGTGATATCGGGCATTTTGAAGCCTCTGGGCAATGGGCTTCAACTATGTGCTGGGCACATGGCTCTTTGTCTTAATGAAATCGATGTTATTTCGATGTTTCTTTGATGCAATTGCGATGCATCCACAAAAATTGATTTTTTGGACAAAATTGTGTAAATTCGATGCAAATTTGATGGAAAATCGATGCAATcttgaaaacttgatttttttttttccaaaacgatgctttttcgatgcaaaatcgatgttgttctgatgttttttcgatgctcTTACaatacaatcatgaaaacttgatttttttttttgccaaaatgatgcaaaatcgatggtacatcgatggtatatcgatgatCTGCGCTGAAATTTGGCGAAAATTTTGGTGAGCCATAACTTTTTACTTAAATGTTCGTTTTAGTTGATTTTTTTAATCTTAGTATTTTTTTCGATATCTATATGTTTAGCATATTTAAAGCCTTAAATTTTTTATGTATAACACAAAAATTAATCATGGGTGCACATTAATGAGAAGAGTGTTTATGaaaggggtatttttgtccaaaacatGATTGGAGGCACATTAATAGGAGAAGTGTTAaagttggcatattaaaaaaaattctatgtTATGCTGCATAGAACCTAAAATTTCCCTTTCAATATTCCCTCACTTAATAAGGTAGCGTCGTTGGTATTAATGCTTATATAAAGTTCTTATTTCATGTTTTTGTTGAGCATGGATGAAGACTATTATTTTTCTATAGAAAATTTTCTCATAAATTGGCTCTACTTATGGATCCTAATCCTAAATATATAGTCTCTATTGATAGAGTCTAAATATAGTACTCCTACTATGTTTGTAAGTGGTGCTATATTGTTATCATTTTTCTCTTAGGGAAATTAATTTGTTGGCCCTTACTCTTGCTGTTGGTAGATTATACTTTATGCATTAAAGTTTTCTAATGTAATTGATGCTATATTTAATATAACTCTCTATTATAATTTTGTGTGCTTGAAATATCATAATACATGCCACTGTGTTTACGTTATTTAAGTCATtaattttacataattaaaaCAGATAATATAAGTCCACATACAATGTCAAAAACTATCAacaataatttttcaaaaaataaaataatgttttctCAAATGTATTAATGACCAGAGACCCTCACCGCATTCACATTTAATAGAATTATAAAATCCTCTTaccaatttaattatttaaagatgtagaaatttcaaaatatatgattGTTTGTCAATCAATGATGTTAAATTCCAATCTTATTGTCTCAAAATGTTGAAATATGatttctgttatattattttattggtaaaatgacttatttttttgaAGTAATTTTGTACTTTGgtctaattttgatattttttttttttgcaaaatagccTCCAACACTTCAGACAATTGGTCGAATTTTTCAGACAGCTTAACGAAATTTTAGGCAGAtgtcattttacaaaaaattacaaaaaattatcaaaaccaGACCATaatgcaaaatgactttaaaaaatatttcattttcACTTATTACTCTATTAATAAAGTGATAATTTAAGTAAAGTTCATATTATcaaatgatatatgttttttaatattttctttatttagtGCTTTGTTGTGGCGTTTTCCATCTCATATATATTGCTTGGTTTTGATTTATTTGTATGTTTTAAAGTGTAGGTTCTCCACTTTTTCTATCAAgttattttatattattgaaaatgAAACTCATGTGTTTTTCaatgttattattatatttttggcGTGTTGCGTTATGATACTGTTTATTTGAGTTATTGGAAATTTGGAGACGACAAAAGATCGTTTGAATGATTATTGAATTTCATAGAtaagtttttaatttttattgttattttatcttcATTTTCTTAGTTAgtactttttttatatataaaaaacatgtttatttcttttcttaaaagtttaaaactcacaaattttttatttttgtaggtTGTTTCTCTGTTGTCCAAGTAAGTGGGCTTTTAAGTTTAGTTTTGAATTAGCTTTATTTCCATGTTGAATATGACGGCTTCGTTTAATATTTTACTGAGTTAGATTTTCTGTAGAGAATGCTACAAGTTTGTTGTCCAATTTTCTTAAGATGTCcctaatttatgtttgttttacaCATAGATTAATTATGAATGCTCTTAAGGATGATGAAAAACTTGTATGCCTAAGGAACTTTTCATTTCTTTTATCCTCCATACGTATTACGCTTATTCTCTATATGTATTACACTCTtactattatttttaataaattattcattactaaaaaaaattaaaaagtagTTGATAACTTTAAACAATGACCATCAGTCTACCATCAAGGGTGAGCGGAAGTTCACcaaactggctaacttgtttAATTAACAATCGGAACTATCCAAAAAATTCAACCCAAATAATTTGAATTCACTATTGAAATGGATTGTGTTGGATAGCAAATCCGAATAGCCCAATCTGACCAAACCCAATAATTAAAGGGTTTATTTTAATTgtatattcttatatttaaaagTTAAAATAATAACCctcttaataaatatataaaaaaaaagttatctATTTCTCGTCTCCTTTCAAAAAttatgttgaccgcgtttttggccaacaacgtgagaacgtcaaaaacgataaagccttcaagaaaaaataaacgacacagacgattttgaaaataaagtaaataacacacgcaatttttatagtggttcagtctcAATATGTTGCTAATAgcttaatccacttagagttgtgattatagatctacactcaagatcagatgaagctgagtcaactgagtttcttcagtgcagattacaaaaatacaagaattctctcaaatgcaaatactttctctctctagaaaactcagatcaaaagttcaaaaaagAAGAGCCcattttatgatgccataagccttgtatttataggcttaggatcgtacagatgatatccccacaatcgggatattttattatatttattacatttaaattataaaaatattcaaaatgtaacaaaacaccaaatttgtgggaagaataagAGATttccgcgtatgccaagaccgattcttgttgaagccgtttctgggaatcttgacgtagtctgttttatctggttgatgaatatcaccttctggtcggccatacctctactgggcagtcatgcacttggctggtaggacatgcacttggctggttggtcaaacacctcactggtcagccatgcactccaccggtctaacatgacatatctctggtctaacatggcacatctctggtctagcatgacatttctctggtctaacatgtcACATCTCTgttctaacatggcacatctctggtctagcatgacacttctctagctagtcaaaattcttcaatggcctaCTCGGCTATTCATAAGTCAAATCACTTTATCACacctctgaggagccaatatatttattgacttattaatgtgtcttttacgaaccatgtactgccacttgtcatctctattgccacgtcatcgatctccattttttggggataacaaattACTTATTTTTGTCTAATCTATTAACATTTTTCAAAGATTAATAAATGGAAAACAAAAACTCAGAACGGATCAATCCGTCCAACCCTTTTTGTTGTAgaccatttttattttattaaaaaaaaaaaacgttaGATGAGTTATGCCATTGTAAAACAATAAATGAATTTCGTCAGGCAAGACTTAAGAAATTAACCGATGCTCATCTCTGTAAATATTATAATTAGGATTGGATAGCGAAGTGGGATGAGAACCATATAAATAGCAAAAAGATATCATACAAAACATatgaaataaatattaaaaatttaaacggaATACAtgaaataaacaataattaaatatgtaCTAATGAGTTggaatataaaattctattataGTTAGTTCATTAATTTATACTTATCAAAATTTATAaagtaattaaaagaaaaaagacaAAATATCATACATTCACAAATTAAGATTATTATTTGAGTTTTATAAACTAATATATAGGAATTATGTCACTTCAATACCCTCGTGCTTGCTTTATTAAAAATGAAAAAGTAGTAAAATTATATAATCCCACTAATGTATGTATATATACAAAGtacaataaataaaatacatatagAAAATCCTCTTATTATCACGGCCAGCAAAACTAGATCTCATTCCGTCACTCTACATCAGTCTTTATGGAAGACATCCAAGTCATCACATATTCTTATTAGGGGAAGTAGTTTCAGAATATAAAATTTCAGAGTTctctttttctttactttttttttttcttttctgcaTTTTGAAGGTAGTTTTACTAGCCTTTGCAGATCCATATATAAAGATTTTCTCGTCTGTAGCACATAGTTTACAATCTGGAGCGACGTATGCATTTGATAGGGTTAAATGGATTATGCCTGCGTCGACTTAAGGAATCCGATGAACGGATATCCCAACCTTCGACGTTCTTGGGGACACAAACATCGAATAACATTTGGCCAAGGACCCCGTGAGTGTTAATGCTTGTTGGTGGGTTAGGAAGGTGGATCAAGCCTTCTTGTCTATGTTCGTCTTGCATGGAACCGACGTCTCTGCCTTCATAGTACTCCATTGAGCTAGGCAAGTAGAGATTGTCACCTGCAGCCAGAGAAATCCCCTTGAAGCTATTTGAGCTTGCTACTGCTTTTGTTAGTGTAGGGATTGGTTCGACTGTCTCATCATGTGTTATCTCTGCATTACCTAATCTTTCTCCTTCAAGACGTCTTATTCTTTGAGAATAGATTCCTGCTGATTTACAAAGGAGCTCTGTCACTGCATCCTCGTAGTCGATTTTGTAATTCCTATAGTGGCCTGTGGCAACATTGTTTAGAAGATAAAAATATACAGTTGGATCTTACTAGATATGTTAGCAACATCCAGGGAGTAGGGAAGTTAAGAAACATACCCACATGAGGTGAGCCAGTCCACTTTACAAGTTTTACATCGGCCCCAAGTTCTTGTAGTCGTTGAGCAAAATTGTTGATGATTTGGAATGGAGCAAGATCATCATTTTCTGAACATAAGATAAGATATGGGGCCTTCATGCTCTGCATAAGAACAGTAGTGGATGACAGAAAAGAATAAGAGTAGAACTATTGAAGAGAAATGAATGCAGATTTTTTTACTTACAACGGTGGAATACAGAGTCTGCCAATAATCAGCACGCTGTTGTTCAAACCTACTGAGGAAAAGGGCATCAAGACTAGAAGCAATACCATGTGCTAACCAAGATACTACTCTTGGTGGTTTAGACATTTTCATCACAGTTGGGTGAAGAATGAATTTGGTTCCTAGATCACTGGTAAAATCCACTGGACTTGAATCATAGATGTAGCCGCAAATGCAGTCTTTAACCAGTCGGTAATCATCCTTCACCAAATATAaaaaagtagagagagagagaatcagCACTAGTCTGGATCTGAAAACATTTCTATGGAAACCGAAAAATAAGACACCCATATGGCACTCTTGTTAAACATTATTTCCAAGTTGGGCCAATGTATACATTCATGCTCGACTAAAGTGAAGCATGTACAGCTATCATTATATAATTACTAGTAGCAACAAAAGAAAATACATACCAGATTCAATTGTGTTTCACAAATTCCCTCAATTATCTGCCAAAGGAAATGCAGTCATTAACTGGAATCACTGTAAAGATacataactcaaacaataaaAGTCCTTTAACATTGGAACACGCCGTGCTCGAAGAGGCTTACCTGAAGAACCTTGACCATACAGGCTTTAGGACCACCAGAAAAAGATGCAAATACTACTGGGCATGGCTTAATTTTTAGTTCCTGCAAGCAAATTATAAATGCAATTACTTGTACATCCCATGTGATAAATCAAATTTCAGGGAGACTTTTACAGTACATGTTTTGTGTTACCCTAATCTGGTCAGGCACCCTACAACTTTGCTAAATTACTTAGATTTGGTATTTGATTAAATCTGAATATAAAAAACAACTTTCACAACTATTAGTTTACTGACCGCTACAAGTTCTTTTAAAACATCAATGGCAGGCGGCGTTGCTTTCTCGGGGAAGAACCTGCACACATTAAAGAGATTTGTGCAACAAAAGAGAAACTATTATGAACTGCCTCTTTCCATCGCAAAGGAAGCAACATAGAATGGCAGAAGAATTGCAGCCCCTATACTGACTCTAAAAATGTATTTTCCAGAGTCTAATCCATTTAAACAGATGGCATTCCACTTATTACTTTGAGTTTAAAacattatatatttttctttacagATAGATTGTATCATAATAATTCATTCAGTGATGCAAAAATTGACAAAATTGAATTTGGATGAATACTTAGGGGTATATGAACACATCTAAACATGTTGGGAgcaatttgaaatttttttagacGATATCAACAAGACATGTGGGTCAAATGTCAGAGGGACCTGCATTACGTCGCCTGTCCCCAAATGACGCGTCACAGGTCCAAATTGGCTTGCTGATATGGGGTAGTTACGTATCACCACCTGGCAGGCGACACACAAAGACAGCGATGCGTCACCACTTTATTGAATTTTGGCTCCAAATAGAGAATTTAGACAGAATTCTCAACTTGGTCAAGCTATATACTCAACCCCCAACAGCAACCACACCAACAAAATGAAAGATTGTTATACTTTCATTAAAAGTTGTACAAGTGTCAGATTCTACTTCCAACAAACTATAAACACCATTTGTCCCTATGGTCCTTTAAGTTTCATACAAAATAAGTAGATAATAGTCAATAGTTTAAGAGGAAAGCTTTCCACACATTTCCGAAGATGCATAAATGAAATAATTAAGAGTTGACCCAGTTGATGGGTATTAATGGAAAAGGAGAAACAGATTAGAAGTCAGCAGAATCAATAATCCATCAACCCGGACCCAACCAAATAGAGGAGCTTTCATAAATACCCAATTAAAGAGACAGTGGAAACTGAACTATCTCAATCAAGATATATCAACAGTAAtaaaactgttgattatgattcAGCCACTTAAGAGAACTGGCTTATGTGGCATCTTAGCTGTCTTCACAGTTAAGTTAGTTTATAGGCTCTTGTCTAAATATAGTCCTTTTTTGAGAGGATATTGGGTGTAGAGAGTTTTAGACACTTAAACACTTTGAGAGAGAGTTTTGTAATAGAGAGATTGAGAAGAGTGATTTTGTGTATTCAAGAATGTATTGAGGCTAGTCTCATTGGTGTAAAGATCTCTGTTTTGTAATGATCGATTGATCAATAAAGTAAGCCAACATTGTGGAGTAGGCTCATTCATTGAGCTAAACCAAGTAATTCTATCTAGTTCTATTGTTTGTTGTTTACACAACAAGTGGTACCAGAGGCCAGGTTCGACTGGAAGGATCAAGAACTAGTTTGGTGGTAATCTTGGAAATTCAAGAATCGGTGCAAGAATGGGATCTGCAAAGTTTGAGGTGGACAagttcactggagagaatgactTTGGTCTATGGAGGATCAAAATGAAAGCTATGCTTGTTCATCAGGGCATCTCAGAAATCATTGATGAAGAACTACTGAATGCTCTAAAAGATGAGAAGGTCAAGAAGGAAATTGAGACAGAAGCAAATATTGCTATCCTGTTGAGTCTTGGTGATGAAGTACTGAGAGAAGTGTCAAATGAGGATACCGCGATTGGTTTGTGGAAGAAATTGGCAACAATTTATCTCAAGAAATCATTGGCCAATAAATTGTATCTTAGGAAGAAATTGTACACACTGCGAATGGAAGATGCAAAAGCGCTCAAAAAGCATCTTGATGATTTCAATAGAATAATTATGGAACTCAACAACATTGGGTTGAAAGTAGATGAAGAAGATCAAAGTATAATTTTACTTGGTTCATTGCCTAAATCTTATGAACATTTTGCTGATACTATACTTTATGGAAAAGATACTTTAACTATGTTTGAGGTTAAGGCAGCTTTGAATTCCAAAGAGATTCAAAAGAAAGCAGAAGACAGGAGATTTCAGTGGAGAAGGTCTTGTAGTTAGAGAAGAAATGAGAAGAGAAACTCCAAGAATTACAAAAACTCGAATGGTTATAGAAGCCAGAGTACTCACAGGCCAAAGTCCAAACTTAAACTAGGAAAGATTTGCAATTACTGCAAGAAAGGAGACTACACGAACGATTGCTATTTTCTAAAGAACAAGAAAAATCGAGATAAACGAAGTGATAAAAGAGAAGCCAGTATTGTCTCAGATAATGAAGGATATGACTCAGTCGATGTGTTGGTAGTATCAAACTCGGATTCTAGTGAAGATTGGATATTGGATTCAGGTTGTTCTTTTCAAATGTGTCCAAACAAGA from the Humulus lupulus chromosome X, drHumLupu1.1, whole genome shotgun sequence genome contains:
- the LOC133805367 gene encoding uncharacterized protein LOC133805367 produces the protein MWGFGGRYYWGRKEPCEKVEGIVVVFAWMSSHERHLKSYVQLYSSLGWNSLVCHSQFLNMFFPEKATPPAIDVLKELVAELKIKPCPVVFASFSGGPKACMVKVLQIIEGICETQLNLDDYRLVKDCICGYIYDSSPVDFTSDLGTKFILHPTVMKMSKPPRVVSWLAHGIASSLDALFLSRFEQQRADYWQTLYSTVSMKAPYLILCSENDDLAPFQIINNFAQRLQELGADVKLVKWTGSPHVGHYRNYKIDYEDAVTELLCKSAGIYSQRIRRLEGERLGNAEITHDETVEPIPTLTKAVASSNSFKGISLAAGDNLYLPSSMEYYEGRDVGSMQDEHRQEGLIHLPNPPTSINTHGVLGQMLFDVCVPKNVEGWDIRSSDSLSRRRHNPFNPIKCIRRSRL